The DNA segment ACCATCATCGGCGATCAGCCGACGATGTATGCCTGCGGATCGCGGTCGAAGGCTTTTTTGCACGACGGAGCGCAGAAGTAGTAGGTCCGCTCCTCGTAGGTCGAGGACCAGCGCGCTGTCGCCGGATCGACATCCATCAGACAGACCGGATCGAGCCGCTCCAGCCCGGCTCCGTCGTCCTCGGCGCTGCCCGCGACAACAGCGCCCGCCTCGGCTGGCGGCGGCGCGTAGCGCGCAAAGACGTGCTCGGCCAGGGCAGGCGGCGGCGGTAAGATCGTGCCTGCGCCCAGCATGGCCTCAATGTAATCGAAAAGCGCGACGACATACGAGTCGTCGTTGAGATCCTTGAGCCAGATCGACTGACCAAAGAGTTGCAGCAGCGTGTTATTGCCAACCGCGCACGGGCCGAGGCAGCCGGTAAAGGTCAGGTGAAGCTTGTTGCGAATCTTGCGCCGCTCCCACTCGGACTCAAACAGCGCCGTGTTTACCGGCGCGCGCTCCTTCTCGGTCCAGCCGCAGCAGCAGCTACCATGCGCCTTCGAGCAGACGAAAAGGTTGCCCTGAAGCTGCACGATCCGAAAATCCTCGCCCCGCGCATGGACCTTGACGGTGCGTAGCGGGCTCGCGCTG comes from the Herpetosiphonaceae bacterium genome and includes:
- a CDS encoding YHS domain-containing protein, translated to MESETTPPRRSASPLRTVKVHARGEDFRIVQLQGNLFVCSKAHGSCCCGWTEKERAPVNTALFESEWERRKIRNKLHLTFTGCLGPCAVGNNTLLQLFGQSIWLKDLNDDSYVVALFDYIEAMLGAGTILPPPPALAEHVFARYAPPPAEAGAVVAGSAEDDGAGLERLDPVCLMDVDPATARWSSTYEERTYYFCAPSCKKAFDRDPQAYIVG